From a region of the Acidimicrobiales bacterium genome:
- a CDS encoding DUF1800 family protein, whose protein sequence is MSEVEATPRNVAHLFRRAAWGATPEQISAWADGGDIEKLVRALLDWNAAPPAGSPHRRTQGDSVILDHEFHLWWWHLAVTSPTPAIERLAWFWHGHFATSLRKVEWADLMHQHMVMLRRHSLGGIDEILSAVTHDPAMNIWLDLHLSEVGAPNENYARELLELFSMGAGNGYGQLDVAQAARALTGYALRYEEQWRPMGTQLLPELHDFGRKTFLGVTGDLSADDLIATITARPECPEFIATRLWTRYAGTQPTPQTLAPIASALAGPDGSIHDGLVTLLTSPEFYSNEVMTGLVTQPVEILVRTARNFEIDMLDPNGRAFDYGDDGDLENPEVWDSLAISWWAERMGQEPAYPPNVGGWAHNEPWLDANRSAARLVVGREIGWHIVESESRIAQRLAAHTSPKRLAEAVLRQFGLVEWSEDTVDAVATAAAADGWIAVEHAIAAAFVSPEVVLA, encoded by the coding sequence ATGAGCGAAGTCGAGGCCACACCACGCAACGTCGCCCACCTGTTCAGGCGGGCGGCCTGGGGAGCGACACCCGAACAGATCTCGGCGTGGGCCGACGGAGGCGACATCGAGAAGCTGGTGCGCGCCCTGCTGGACTGGAACGCGGCACCGCCCGCGGGCTCGCCCCATCGACGTACCCAGGGCGACTCGGTAATCCTCGATCACGAGTTCCATCTGTGGTGGTGGCACCTGGCCGTCACCTCGCCGACACCGGCCATAGAGAGGCTGGCGTGGTTCTGGCACGGCCATTTCGCCACCTCGCTGCGCAAGGTCGAATGGGCCGACCTGATGCACCAGCACATGGTGATGCTGCGCCGTCACAGCCTGGGCGGCATCGACGAGATCCTGAGCGCCGTCACCCACGACCCAGCGATGAACATCTGGCTCGACCTGCACCTGAGCGAGGTCGGGGCACCCAACGAGAACTATGCCAGGGAGCTTCTGGAGCTGTTCTCGATGGGAGCAGGCAACGGCTATGGCCAGCTCGATGTAGCCCAAGCGGCAAGGGCCCTGACCGGCTATGCGCTGCGATACGAAGAGCAGTGGCGGCCGATGGGCACCCAGCTGTTGCCCGAGCTGCACGACTTCGGACGAAAGACCTTCCTGGGTGTGACCGGCGATCTGTCGGCCGACGACCTCATCGCGACGATAACGGCCAGGCCCGAGTGCCCCGAGTTCATCGCGACCCGGCTGTGGACGCGATATGCGGGGACGCAGCCCACCCCCCAGACCCTGGCGCCGATCGCCTCGGCGCTTGCAGGCCCCGACGGATCGATTCACGACGGGTTGGTGACGCTGTTGACCAGCCCCGAGTTCTATTCGAACGAAGTGATGACCGGTCTGGTGACCCAGCCGGTCGAGATACTGGTGCGAACCGCGCGCAACTTCGAGATCGACATGCTCGACCCCAACGGCAGGGCATTCGACTACGGCGACGACGGCGATCTCGAGAACCCCGAGGTCTGGGATTCGCTGGCCATCAGCTGGTGGGCCGAGCGGATGGGCCAGGAGCCCGCCTACCCGCCCAACGTCGGCGGCTGGGCCCACAACGAACCGTGGCTCGACGCCAACAGGTCGGCAGCCAGGTTGGTGGTGGGGCGCGAAATCGGCTGGCACATCGTCGAATCGGAAAGCCGTATAGCCCAACGGCTGGCCGCTCATACGTCGCCAAAGAGGCTGGCCGAGGCGGTGCTGCGTCAGTTCGGCCTGGTCGAGTGGTCCGAAGACACCGTAGATGCCGTGGCCACAGCCGCCGCCGCCGACGGCTGGATCGCCGTCGAACACGCAATAGCCGCAGCTTTCGTCAGCCCGGAGGTAGTACTGGCATGA
- a CDS encoding J domain-containing protein codes for MSGVSTLYDRLGCTPDADASTLRSAYRELAKRYHPDANSNIDPGVMAGVNEAWKVLSDPSRRAAYDRTLIDLTVESRLTIDNSHVPPTPPEFQTRRDAWFAGIRVQIVRLTREAARSAALALSIKRGGHPRAVYDARIDTLVAYNINDTADRVKAARAAGAAPLDLGLASALVGLTRLAERTYADARLIGVSTGHQVLAELIDRTWDNLAHGLSHEVTTALGANPHLTRRLRDL; via the coding sequence GTGTCCGGCGTCTCCACCCTCTACGACCGCCTCGGGTGCACGCCCGACGCCGACGCCAGCACCCTTCGCAGCGCCTATCGCGAGCTGGCCAAGCGCTATCACCCCGACGCCAACTCGAACATCGATCCCGGTGTCATGGCAGGGGTCAACGAGGCATGGAAGGTGCTTTCCGACCCGTCCAGGCGCGCAGCGTACGATCGCACCCTCATCGATCTAACAGTCGAGAGCCGGCTCACCATCGACAACAGCCACGTCCCACCAACCCCGCCCGAGTTCCAAACCCGCAGAGACGCTTGGTTCGCGGGAATCCGTGTGCAGATCGTGCGCCTGACCCGCGAGGCGGCCAGATCGGCTGCACTGGCCCTGTCGATCAAGCGTGGCGGACACCCCAGGGCCGTTTACGACGCCCGCATCGACACGCTCGTCGCGTACAACATCAACGACACCGCCGACCGGGTCAAGGCTGCACGTGCTGCGGGTGCCGCCCCGCTGGATCTGGGCCTCGCGTCGGCTCTGGTCGGCCTCACCCGCCTGGCCGAGCGCACCTACGCCGACGCCAGACTGATCGGTGTCAGCACCGGCCACCAGGTGCTTGCCGAGTTGATCGACCGCACCTGGGACAACCTCGCCCACGGGCTGAGTCACGAGGTCACCACCGCGCTGGGTGCCAACCCCCATCTCACCCGGCGACTGCGCGACCTCTGA
- a CDS encoding D-isomer specific 2-hydroxyacid dehydrogenase family protein — translation MHQALAEAVERAGARVSDLAEAEALIFADPAAADTFPSIIQQAHNVRWVQLPYAGIETFVQHLDPRLVWTCGKGVYARPVAEHVLACALAGFRNLHQYARASSWSRPIGTNLLGARVTILGAGGITDELLDLLAPFDCQTTVVRRSAERHPSADRTIATADLAGVLPETDLLVVAWALTDETRGLIDRHVFNALPSHAWLVNVGRGAHVVTDDMVEALANGSIGGAAIDVTDPEPLPEGHPLWTEPRCLITPHVGNTPEMGLPLLADRVRRNVALFCADAAPADLRHLLGLVDVEAGY, via the coding sequence ATGCACCAGGCACTGGCCGAGGCGGTCGAGCGCGCCGGGGCTCGGGTCAGCGACCTGGCCGAGGCCGAGGCGCTCATATTCGCCGACCCCGCTGCGGCCGACACCTTCCCGTCGATAATCCAACAGGCACACAACGTTCGCTGGGTCCAGTTGCCCTATGCCGGCATCGAGACGTTCGTCCAACATCTCGATCCACGCTTGGTGTGGACTTGCGGCAAGGGCGTCTACGCGAGGCCAGTCGCCGAGCACGTGTTGGCCTGCGCGCTGGCAGGCTTTCGAAACCTGCACCAATACGCCAGGGCCAGCTCTTGGTCCAGACCCATTGGCACCAACCTGCTGGGCGCCAGGGTCACCATCCTCGGCGCAGGTGGCATCACAGATGAACTCCTCGACCTGTTGGCACCCTTCGACTGCCAAACCACGGTCGTGCGCCGCAGCGCCGAACGCCACCCGTCGGCCGACCGCACCATCGCCACCGCGGACCTCGCAGGCGTACTGCCCGAAACCGACCTTTTGGTCGTGGCCTGGGCCCTCACCGACGAGACCCGCGGCCTCATCGATCGCCACGTGTTCAACGCACTGCCGTCGCACGCGTGGCTGGTCAACGTCGGGCGTGGCGCTCATGTGGTTACCGACGATATGGTCGAAGCACTGGCCAACGGCTCTATCGGTGGCGCAGCGATCGACGTCACCGACCCAGAGCCGCTGCCCGAGGGACATCCTCTGTGGACCGAGCCCCGCTGCCTCATCACACCCCACGTGGGCAACACACCCGAGATGGGTCTGCCGCTGCTGGCCGATCGGGTCAGGCGCAACGTCGCACTGTTCTGCGCCGATGCCGCCCCCGCAGACCTGCGACACCTGCTGGGCCTGGTCGATGTCGAGGCGGGCTACTGA
- a CDS encoding HNH endonuclease signature motif containing protein: MNLIVDIDQLARPDGLAYTIDGAQIPASIARSMLCRAQINAWYQQADRRLLDLAYDVEYATPTQRLALAIRDGTCRWRHCNTEAQRCEAHHLHHREHGGSTDLDNLALLCPHHHDRLHQNGNRLVMGDTPDQWRLEDSHGTVISEWTKPPPRQQTPAGKPPNQTARAG; this comes from the coding sequence GTGAACCTGATCGTCGACATCGACCAACTCGCAAGGCCCGACGGGCTGGCCTACACGATCGACGGCGCCCAGATACCGGCATCGATCGCACGATCCATGCTGTGCAGGGCCCAGATCAACGCCTGGTACCAACAAGCAGACAGGCGCCTGTTGGATCTGGCCTATGACGTCGAATACGCCACACCAACACAACGACTCGCCCTGGCCATACGCGATGGCACATGCAGATGGCGGCACTGCAACACCGAAGCCCAACGCTGCGAAGCCCACCACCTACACCATCGCGAGCACGGAGGATCGACCGACCTCGACAACCTGGCGCTGTTGTGCCCGCATCATCACGACCGGCTCCACCAAAACGGCAACCGACTGGTCATGGGAGACACACCGGACCAGTGGCGACTCGAGGACAGCCACGGCACCGTCATCAGCGAATGGACCAAACCACCACCACGACAACAGACACCGGCCGGCAAACCACCAAACCAAACCGCGCGAGCCGGCTAG
- a CDS encoding thioesterase family protein translates to MRGDWRHPIMYRVDRIRDGRSFATRRVVAIQYGEAIFNMEASFQVLENGYDHQTPVFDVIEATGVHPDELEPDGFADVVDSRSVPIDQIPHDQRPARWIWFRVPDLAGADEPATSAGIAYSSDHGPVGAARRPHENNPGFERSMSASLDHLVWIHRPTDLAQWHFYDLRPSASAASWPGARHHPPHRRHDGGLDSARSANPSLARLTQGGR, encoded by the coding sequence CTGCGCGGCGATTGGCGTCACCCGATCATGTATCGCGTCGACCGGATCCGCGACGGGCGCAGCTTCGCCACCCGTCGAGTGGTTGCCATCCAATACGGCGAGGCGATCTTCAACATGGAGGCTTCGTTCCAGGTCCTCGAGAACGGATACGACCATCAGACACCGGTGTTCGATGTCATCGAGGCCACCGGTGTGCATCCCGACGAACTCGAGCCCGACGGTTTTGCCGATGTGGTCGACAGCCGCTCGGTGCCCATCGATCAGATCCCCCATGATCAGCGGCCGGCTCGGTGGATCTGGTTCAGGGTTCCAGATCTGGCCGGCGCCGACGAGCCGGCGACTTCGGCGGGCATCGCCTATTCGTCCGATCACGGGCCGGTGGGGGCTGCTCGTCGACCGCACGAGAACAACCCCGGCTTCGAACGCTCGATGTCGGCCAGCCTGGACCACTTGGTGTGGATCCATCGGCCAACCGACCTGGCCCAATGGCATTTCTACGACCTGCGACCGTCGGCATCTGCCGCATCGTGGCCTGGTGCACGGCACCATCCACCGCATCGACGGCACGATGGTGGCCTCGACAGCGCAAGAAGCGCTAATCCGTCCCTGGCGCGATTGACCCAGGGCGGCCGCTAG
- a CDS encoding 2-oxoglutarate and iron-dependent oxygenase domain-containing protein, giving the protein MDEILDVDLLAFEQGTTAQRKAVIDGVMRSLATGFVYTKHDLSSTMLDDAYDVLGRFFSLPRAVKDKYDARETGGQSGYTPLLVETAAISDVPDWKEMLNFGVPAPEGHPLNRRYGHRYHHPLLPEQDLPGCTELLLEFHHKVAALQQRFLRIIAVGIGAHESYFDTMVTHGAHLTRAINYPPMEGAPGTQHVWAEAHGDINLITALPRATARGLQVKVEGRWVDAEPPDDHVIINTGIMLERLTNGLIPVGWHRVVADPEQQGGRISVVQFCHPTPWTILSPAQPTVSPERPLRYADISAGDLLDEVIWQIGLMG; this is encoded by the coding sequence ATGGACGAGATTCTCGACGTCGACCTGCTGGCCTTCGAGCAGGGAACCACCGCCCAGCGCAAGGCGGTGATCGACGGAGTCATGCGCAGCCTTGCTACCGGCTTCGTCTACACCAAACACGACCTGTCATCGACGATGCTCGACGACGCATACGACGTGCTCGGCAGGTTCTTCTCGTTACCTCGCGCTGTGAAGGACAAATACGACGCCCGCGAGACAGGCGGTCAGAGCGGTTACACCCCGCTGCTAGTCGAGACCGCAGCCATCAGCGACGTTCCCGACTGGAAGGAAATGCTGAACTTCGGCGTGCCGGCGCCCGAAGGACATCCGCTCAACCGCAGATACGGACACCGCTATCACCATCCTCTGCTGCCCGAACAAGACCTACCCGGGTGCACAGAGCTGCTGCTCGAGTTTCACCACAAGGTCGCCGCCCTGCAGCAGCGCTTCCTGCGCATCATCGCGGTGGGTATCGGCGCCCACGAGTCGTATTTCGACACCATGGTCACCCACGGAGCCCACCTCACCAGGGCCATCAACTATCCCCCGATGGAAGGCGCACCCGGCACCCAGCATGTTTGGGCCGAAGCCCATGGTGACATCAACCTGATCACGGCGCTTCCCCGTGCCACGGCCAGAGGCCTGCAGGTCAAGGTCGAAGGCAGGTGGGTCGACGCCGAACCACCCGACGACCACGTCATCATCAACACGGGCATCATGCTCGAACGTCTCACCAACGGCTTGATTCCCGTCGGTTGGCATCGGGTTGTCGCCGACCCCGAACAACAGGGCGGGCGAATCTCGGTTGTGCAGTTCTGTCACCCGACGCCGTGGACGATCCTGTCGCCCGCACAACCGACCGTGTCGCCCGAACGTCCCCTCAGGTACGCGGACATCTCCGCCGGCGATCTGCTCGACGAGGTCATCTGGCAGATCGGCCTCATGGGCTGA
- a CDS encoding alpha/beta hydrolase, with protein sequence MPTANVNGQSIRFDDSGGDGPPIIFSHGFLMDRTMFADQVESLRDSYRCITWDERGFGETPATGPFTYWDSARDALALLDHLGIDSAVFVGMSQGGFLSLRAALLEPERVRALVLIDSQAGVDDAETLEGYRGMIAHWKSGQPLGEVGQMVAGLILGEPNLMQKWIQIWESRDRDGIEYPAGALLDRDDITDRLAEIACPVLSIHGEQDMAITMDRAEALQAAVSHARGLVKVPGAAHAPNMTHPQIVNPALGAFLDSLEQR encoded by the coding sequence ATGCCCACCGCCAACGTCAACGGCCAGTCGATCAGGTTCGACGACTCGGGCGGTGATGGCCCGCCCATCATCTTCAGCCACGGCTTCTTGATGGATCGCACCATGTTCGCGGATCAGGTCGAGAGCCTGCGCGACTCGTATCGATGCATCACCTGGGACGAACGCGGCTTTGGCGAGACACCGGCCACCGGACCATTCACCTACTGGGACTCGGCGCGAGATGCCCTCGCTCTGCTCGACCACCTGGGTATCGACTCGGCGGTGTTCGTCGGGATGAGCCAAGGTGGCTTCCTGTCGCTGCGAGCGGCTCTGCTGGAGCCCGAACGTGTGAGGGCTCTGGTGCTGATCGACTCGCAGGCCGGCGTCGACGATGCCGAAACCCTCGAGGGCTATCGCGGCATGATCGCTCACTGGAAGAGCGGCCAGCCTCTGGGAGAGGTGGGCCAGATGGTCGCCGGCCTGATCTTGGGCGAGCCCAACCTGATGCAGAAATGGATCCAGATCTGGGAATCGCGCGACCGCGACGGCATCGAGTACCCGGCCGGAGCCCTGCTGGACCGCGACGACATCACCGACCGCCTTGCTGAGATCGCCTGCCCGGTTCTTTCGATACATGGCGAGCAAGACATGGCCATAACCATGGATCGCGCCGAAGCGCTTCAGGCCGCGGTCAGCCACGCCCGGGGCCTGGTCAAGGTGCCAGGTGCGGCACACGCCCCCAACATGACCCATCCCCAGATCGTCAACCCGGCCCTGGGAGCCTTCCTCGACAGCCTCGAGCAGCGGTGA
- a CDS encoding DUF4190 domain-containing protein, which yields MTSSFDPFSGKPNDGPSDDAPEPSSGQAFPAPPPDYISQGTPPPPPPPGQPQGPYPGWSGQAPGPAPVYVKPSGTSAGLALGLSIVGLLVCGGLLSPVGMIMGIKARNQIDAGMGNPADRGMATAAFIIGLIGTVIIGLLIMFFFIGVAVAGS from the coding sequence GTGACCAGCTCGTTTGACCCCTTCTCCGGGAAGCCAAACGACGGACCGTCCGACGACGCCCCTGAGCCGTCGAGCGGCCAGGCATTCCCGGCGCCTCCGCCCGACTACATCAGCCAGGGAACACCGCCGCCACCACCGCCTCCCGGACAGCCTCAAGGCCCCTACCCCGGATGGTCCGGTCAGGCACCCGGGCCCGCACCCGTCTATGTGAAGCCCAGCGGCACCAGCGCCGGTCTAGCCCTAGGCCTTTCCATAGTGGGGCTGTTGGTCTGTGGCGGCCTGCTCAGCCCAGTCGGGATGATCATGGGCATCAAGGCCCGCAACCAGATCGACGCCGGCATGGGCAACCCCGCCGACCGTGGCATGGCCACAGCAGCCTTCATCATCGGGCTCATCGGCACGGTCATCATCGGGCTGCTGATCATGTTCTTCTTCATCGGTGTTGCGGTCGCAGGTTCCTAG
- a CDS encoding DUF2752 domain-containing protein — MTTTRSPAQPLLLGLSPRVAVGLVASGGLGLAASVDLVIDDGPVLCPFRLCTGGYCPACGGTRAAARFVSGDIAGSFAQHPIVALLMIQALVAAGFILWRPERSLRWMNQRLGRFASAMGVLALAVWVARMAIGDIPAPFGL; from the coding sequence GTGACCACGACCCGTTCGCCCGCGCAGCCGTTGCTGCTGGGCCTGTCACCTCGCGTCGCGGTGGGGCTGGTTGCTTCCGGGGGCCTCGGGCTGGCGGCCAGTGTCGATTTGGTGATCGACGACGGGCCGGTTCTGTGCCCGTTTCGGCTGTGCACAGGCGGCTACTGCCCCGCCTGTGGAGGAACCAGGGCCGCAGCCAGGTTTGTATCGGGCGACATCGCCGGGTCGTTCGCTCAACACCCGATCGTCGCTCTGCTGATGATCCAGGCTCTCGTGGCAGCGGGTTTCATCCTTTGGCGCCCCGAGCGGTCGCTTCGATGGATGAATCAGCGCCTGGGCCGCTTCGCATCGGCAATGGGGGTGCTGGCCCTAGCGGTTTGGGTCGCGCGGATGGCCATTGGCGATATCCCGGCACCCTTCGGGCTCTAG
- a CDS encoding mycothione reductase, with protein sequence MNHYDMIIIGTGSGNSIPGPEFDDWRIAIVEKGVFGGTCLNVGCIPTKMFIYAADVAHTIRHSEMYGVDSTLDGIRWADVRDRVFNRIDPIAHGGEQYRVGDECPNITVYRGVGRFTSDRVEGDQRVVEVNGQHLTAPVIVLGAGARPHVPAIPGIDPALDLPVVPYETSDTVMRLDQLPQSMLILGGGYVATELGHVFSSFGVDVTIVNRGPVLLSHEDPDVSRRFTDVYSQQVEVRAGTYDHRVERHGDRVKMTYCLSSDGTQQVVEADLLMVATGRIPNGDTLDLDAAGIEHLGWRVIADDAGRTNVPGIWAFGDLSNTFQLKHLANLEMRNVRHNILNPDDLRFTDYSLTPHAVFSHPQVASVGMTEPQARAAGLDVMVATKDYGATAAGWAMEDTTSFAKLIADRSTRKLVGAHIMGPHAASLIQQLIQGMAFGQTVDEMASGMMYIHPALSEVVENALLEF encoded by the coding sequence TTGAACCACTACGACATGATCATCATCGGCACCGGGTCTGGGAACTCGATTCCGGGTCCAGAGTTCGACGACTGGCGTATAGCCATAGTCGAAAAGGGTGTGTTCGGGGGCACCTGCCTGAACGTGGGTTGTATCCCGACCAAGATGTTCATCTACGCGGCAGATGTGGCCCACACCATCCGCCACTCGGAGATGTATGGCGTCGACTCGACCCTCGACGGCATCAGGTGGGCCGACGTTCGCGACCGCGTGTTCAACCGCATCGACCCCATCGCCCATGGCGGCGAGCAGTATCGGGTGGGCGACGAGTGCCCCAACATCACGGTGTACCGCGGTGTCGGACGATTCACGTCCGATCGGGTCGAGGGCGACCAACGGGTGGTCGAGGTCAACGGCCAGCACTTGACGGCGCCGGTGATCGTGCTGGGCGCGGGCGCCAGGCCCCACGTTCCCGCTATTCCGGGTATCGATCCTGCACTGGATCTGCCGGTGGTGCCGTACGAGACCTCCGACACCGTCATGCGCCTCGACCAGTTGCCGCAGTCGATGCTGATCCTGGGCGGCGGCTATGTGGCCACAGAACTGGGACACGTGTTCTCGTCGTTTGGTGTCGACGTGACCATCGTCAACAGGGGACCGGTGCTGCTGAGCCACGAAGACCCCGACGTGTCGCGGCGATTCACAGACGTCTACTCACAGCAGGTCGAAGTGCGCGCCGGCACCTACGATCACCGGGTCGAGCGCCATGGCGACAGGGTCAAGATGACCTACTGCCTCAGCTCGGACGGCACCCAGCAGGTGGTCGAGGCCGACCTGTTGATGGTGGCCACCGGGCGCATCCCCAACGGCGACACCCTCGACCTCGACGCCGCCGGTATCGAGCACCTGGGCTGGCGGGTGATCGCCGACGACGCGGGGCGCACCAATGTGCCGGGGATCTGGGCGTTCGGCGATCTGTCGAACACCTTCCAGCTCAAGCACCTGGCCAATCTCGAGATGCGCAACGTGCGCCACAACATCCTCAACCCCGACGACCTGCGCTTCACCGACTATTCCCTTACACCACACGCCGTGTTCAGCCATCCGCAGGTGGCTTCGGTGGGCATGACCGAACCACAGGCCCGTGCGGCGGGCCTCGACGTGATGGTGGCCACCAAGGATTACGGAGCGACAGCGGCCGGGTGGGCCATGGAGGACACAACCAGCTTTGCGAAGCTGATAGCCGATCGCTCGACCCGCAAGCTGGTCGGTGCTCACATAATGGGGCCGCATGCCGCGAGCCTCATTCAGCAACTGATACAGGGCATGGCCTTCGGGCAGACCGTAGACGAGATGGCTTCGGGGATGATGTACATCCACCCTGCCCTTTCAGAAGTGGTCGAGAACGCGCTGCTGGAGTTCTGA
- a CDS encoding amidase family protein, translated as MVRPGDRHGRRRTRGPLRGVPFLLKDIGTTQEGTPTYLGNRAMKAADHRASADTVLGARFRAAGLVTLGKTNLPELGTVPVTQPARSGPPTTLGTSRVRPRVPVAAQAPRWHRGWCPSPTPTTAEARPGYRLPGTVWSG; from the coding sequence GTGGTTCGACCAGGCGATCGCCACGGCCGACGACGCACCCGAGGGCCCCTGCGGGGCGTGCCGTTCCTGCTGAAGGACATCGGCACCACACAAGAGGGCACCCCCACCTATTTGGGCAACCGCGCCATGAAGGCCGCCGACCACAGGGCGTCGGCCGACACGGTGCTGGGCGCCCGGTTCCGCGCTGCGGGGCTGGTGACGCTGGGCAAGACCAACCTGCCCGAGCTGGGCACGGTGCCGGTGACCCAGCCCGCGCGTTCGGGCCCACCAACAACCCTTGGGACGTCACGCGTTCGCCCTCGGGTTCCAGTGGCGGCGCAGGCGCCGCGGTGGCATCGGGGATGGTGCCCATCGCCCACGCCAACGACGGCGGAGGCTCGACCCGGCTACCGGCTTCCTGGAACGGTCTGGTCGGGTTGA
- a CDS encoding serine hydrolase domain-containing protein, translating to MSLEVETRPEGMGMSSAQLEHLSRHLDAYVDDGRLPGVYCLVARQNKVVYLHHYGRRDIENDRPVELDTIYRFFSMSKPITSVATMQLYEQGRIKLTDAVETYIPSFADMQVWDGGSAEKPRLRPASTKMTIHHLLTHMSGLTYGFMHAHPVDTIYRKSGFDFGIRHEGLAATCDALAELPLMCDPGAAWNYSHSTDVLGRIVEVVSGKSFGQYLQDHILGPLGMVDTGFRVRDGQAHRLASNYFPHPQTGMAALLDAADTSPFQNDPTWEGGGGGLVSTMSDYHRFCQMLMNGGTLDGQRIIGRKTLQFMTMNHLPGGKDLQSSGTPLWSETPYIGVGFGLGFSVQIDPAQTQVISSPGEFAWGGAASTAFWCDPAEDLHVIFLTQLVPSSHHPIRPELKQLVYGALS from the coding sequence ATGAGTCTCGAGGTCGAAACGCGTCCCGAGGGCATGGGAATGTCTTCGGCCCAGCTGGAGCACCTTTCGCGGCACCTCGACGCGTACGTCGACGACGGACGGCTGCCCGGCGTCTATTGCCTGGTGGCGCGCCAGAACAAGGTCGTGTATCTGCACCACTACGGTCGGCGCGACATCGAGAACGATCGTCCGGTCGAACTCGACACCATCTATCGCTTCTTCTCGATGAGCAAGCCGATCACCTCGGTTGCGACCATGCAGCTGTACGAGCAGGGTCGCATCAAGTTGACCGACGCGGTCGAGACCTACATCCCCAGCTTCGCCGACATGCAGGTGTGGGACGGCGGCAGCGCCGAGAAGCCCCGCCTTCGCCCGGCCAGCACCAAGATGACGATCCACCACCTGCTGACCCACATGTCGGGCCTGACGTATGGCTTCATGCACGCACATCCGGTCGACACGATCTATCGCAAGAGCGGGTTCGACTTCGGCATTCGTCACGAGGGCCTGGCGGCCACCTGCGACGCCCTGGCCGAACTGCCCTTGATGTGCGACCCCGGTGCCGCATGGAACTATTCCCACTCGACCGACGTCCTCGGGCGAATCGTAGAAGTGGTCAGCGGCAAGAGCTTCGGCCAGTACCTGCAAGACCACATCCTGGGTCCCCTCGGCATGGTCGACACCGGGTTCAGGGTGCGCGACGGCCAGGCACACCGGTTGGCGTCGAACTACTTCCCCCACCCTCAAACAGGCATGGCGGCGTTGCTCGACGCCGCCGACACGAGCCCGTTCCAGAACGATCCGACGTGGGAGGGTGGCGGGGGAGGCCTGGTGTCGACAATGTCGGACTATCACCGCTTCTGCCAGATGCTGATGAACGGCGGCACGCTCGACGGGCAGCGCATCATCGGGCGCAAGACGCTGCAGTTCATGACCATGAACCATCTGCCAGGCGGCAAGGATCTGCAGTCTTCGGGCACTCCGCTGTGGTCTGAGACGCCATACATCGGCGTGGGATTCGGGTTGGGTTTCTCGGTGCAGATCGACCCTGCCCAAACCCAGGTAATCTCCAGCCCGGGCGAATTCGCGTGGGGTGGTGCCGCCTCTACAGCGTTCTGGTGCGACCCCGCCGAGGACCTGCACGTGATCTTCCTGACCCAGCTGGTGCCATCGAGCCATCACCCGATACGGCCCGAACTCAAGCAGCTGGTGTACGGGGCGCTGTCATGA